One Glycine max cultivar Williams 82 chromosome 4, Glycine_max_v4.0, whole genome shotgun sequence DNA segment encodes these proteins:
- the LOC100802578 gene encoding importin subunit beta-1, protein MAMEVTQVLLSAQSIDGNVRKHAEDSLRQFQEQNLPGFLVSLSGELASEDKPVDSRKLAGLILKNALDAKDENRKQELVQRWLSLDPVAKTQVKSCLLQTLSSLVPDARSTATQVIAKVAGIELPQKQWPELIGSLLSNIHQVPTHVKQATLETLGYLCEEVSPQVVDQDQVNKILTAVVQGMNASEGNNDVRLAATRALYNALGFAQANFSNDMERDYIMRVVCETTVCPELKIRQAAFECLVSIAAMYYEKLAPYIQDIYNITAKAVRVDEEPVALQAIEFWSTICDEETDILEEYMGDSNGDSDIPCFYFIKQALPALIPLLLETLLKQEEDQDLDEGAWNIAMAGGTCLGLVARTVGDDIVPLVMPFIEENITKPDWRQREAASYAFGSILEGPSPDKLAPLVNHALPFMLSALVKDPNNHVKDTTAWTLGRMFEFLHSSIVGTPIINEGNCQQIITVLLQSMKDVPNVAEKACGALYFLAQGYEDVGPTSPLTPLFQEIVQSLLTVTHREDATESRLRTAAYETLNEVVRCSTDETATLVVQLVSVIMMELHKCLEAQNLSSDEREKRSELIGLLCGCMQVIIQKLGSLDSTKYVLVQYSDQIMRLFFRVFACRNATAHEEAMLAIGALAYSIGQEFSNYMPEFYKFLEMDLQNFEEYQVCAVTVGVIGDICRALELKILPYCDGIMTQLLKNLSSDNLHRSVKPPLFSCIGDIALAIGDNFNKYLMYAMNTLQLAAEMYAHTSGFDDEMTEYINSLRNGILEAYSAIFQGFKNSSKTQLLIPYAPHILQFLDSIYMEKDMDDVVMKTAIGVLGDLADTLGSNAGSLIQQSLSSRDFLNECLTSEDHLIKESAEWARLAINRAISV, encoded by the exons ATGGCAATGGAAGTTACCCAGGTGCTTTTGAGTGCTCAATCAATTGACGGGAATGTACGGAAGCATGCTGAGGACAGTCTCCGACAATTTCAGGAGCAAAACCTTCCTGGATTCTTGGTCTCTCTCTCTGGAGAGTTAGCAAGTGAAGATAAACCGGTTGATAGCCGAAAGTTGGCGGGTTTGATACTGAAAAATGCTTTGGATGCCAAGGATGAAAACAGAAAGCAGGAATTGGTCCAAAGATGGTTGTCGCTGGACCCTGTGGCAAAGACTCAAGTTAAGTCATGCTTGCTGCAAACACTCTCTTCTCTTGTACCTGATGCTCGGTCTACAGCAACTCAAGTTATTGCTAAAGTTGCTGGAATTGAGCTTCCTCAGAAACAGTGGCCTGAGCTGATAGGATCACTTTTATCAAATATTCATCAAGTTCCTACTCATGTCAAGCAAGCGACTTTGGAGACCCTGGGGTATTTGTGTGAGGAGGTATCTCCTCAGGTTGTTGATCAAGACcaagtaaataaaatacttactGCCGTAGTTCAAGGTATGAATGCGTCTGAAGGGAACAATGATGTTAGGCTTGCTGCTACAAGGGCATTATATAACGCTCTTGGGTTTGCTCAAGCTAATTTTAGCAATGATATGGAGCGTGATTATATCATGAGAGTTGTTTGTGAGACAACTGTGTGCCCTGAACTGAAAATACGTCAAGCAGCCTTTGAATGTTTGGTCTCAATTGCAGCCATGTATTATGAGAAATTGGCTCCTTACATCCAGGATATATATAACATCACAGCAAAGGCTGTTAGGGTTGATGAGGAACCTGTTGCTCTtcaagccattgaattttggagtacaatttgtgatgaggagaCTGATATCTTAGAAGAATATATGGGTGATTCCAATGGAGACTCCGATATACCttgtttttatttcatcaaGCAAGCTCTTCCTGCACTTATCCCTCTGCTGTTGGAAACATTACTCAAACAAGAAGAGGATCAGGATCTGGACGAAGGTGCATGGAATATTGCAATGGCAGGTGGTACATGCCTTGGTTTAGTTGCCCGTACTGTTGGAGATGATATTGTGCCGCTGGTAATGCCCTTCATTGAGGAGAATATCACAAAACCAGATTGGAGGCAAAGGGAGGCAGCCTCTTATGCTTTTGGATCTATCTTGGAGGGGCCTTCACCTGACAAATTAGCTCCTCTTGTTAACCATGCCTTACCATTTATGCTTAGTGCTTTAGTGAAGGACCCAAACAACCATGTGAAAGACACCACTGCTTGGACTTTGGGACGAATGTTCGAATTTCTTCACAGTTCAATTGTTGGTACACCAATCATTAATGAGGGAAATTGCCAACAGATTATTACAGTTCTCCTTCAAAGCATGAAGGATGTTCCCAATGTTGCTGAGAAGGCCTGTGGTGCTCTGTATTTTCTTGCCCAGGGTTATGAGGATGTTGGACCAACATCTCCGCTAACTCCCTTGTTTCAGGAAATTGTTCAATCCCTTCTAACTGTTACCCACAGAGAGGATGCTACAGAATCTCGATTGAGAACTGCGGCATATGAAACATTGAATGAAGTAGTAAGGTGTTCAACAGATGAAACAGCTACTTTGGTGGTACAACTAGTTTCTGTCATCATGATGGAGCTGCACAAATGTCTTGAAGCACAAAATCTTTCATCGGATGAGAGAGAAAAGCGGAGTGAATTGATAGGCCTTCTTTGTGGGTGCATGCAAGTAATTATTCAGAAACTAGGGTCTTTGGATTCTACCAAATATGTGTTGGTGCAGTATTCTGATCAGATAATGAGACTATTCTTCAGGGTCTTTGCTTGTAGAAATGCCACTGCACACGAGGAGGCAATGCTAGCCATTGGAGCCCTTGCCTACTCAATAGGCCAGGAGTTTTCCAATTACATGCCAGAATTTTACAAGTTTCTCGAGATGGACCTTCAGAACTTTGAGGAGTACCAAGTTTGTGCTGTCACTGTTGGTGTCATAGGGGACATATGCAGGGCATTGGAGTTAAAAATACTGCCTTATTGTGATGGGATTATGACACAACTCCTCAAGAATTTGTCAAGTGATAATTTGCACCGTTCTGTGAAGCCCCCTTTATTCTCATGCATTGGTGATATTGCACTTGCAATAGGAGATAACTTCAATAAATACTTAATGTATGCAATGAACACACTACAACTTGCTGCAGAGATGTATGCCCACACgtcaggttttgatgatgaaaTGACAGAGTATATCAATTCTTTGAGAAATGGGATATTAGAGGCATATTCTGCGATTTTTCAAGGGTTTAAGAATTCATCAAAAACCCAGCTCTTGATTCCTTATGCACCTCACATCCTCCAGTTTTTGGATAGCATATACATGGAAAAAGACat GGACGATGTAGTTATGAAAACAGCAATTGGAGTCCTTGGAGATCTAGCTGATACACTTGGAAGCAATGCTGGTTCTTTAATACAGCAGTCTTTGTCAAGCAGAGACTTTTTGAATGAATGTTTGACCTCTGAAGATCATTTGATTAAGGAATCTGCTGAGTGGGCCAGGTTGGCTATTAACCGTGCTATATCTGTTTGA
- the LOC100801521 gene encoding thylakoid lumenal 17.4 kDa protein, chloroplastic, whose amino-acid sequence MGKVSIPVPQNGFSIRNFSTSKRSCFTPSPSTLRISCSGVAELDGSHENKGGLFNFNGIKGVACGILAACTVTSAAFPVTAATQRLPPLSTEPHRCERAFIGNTIGQANGVYDKPLDLRQCDFTDEKTNLKGKSLSAALMSDAKFDGADMTEVVMSKAYAVGASFKGVDFSNAVLDRVNFEKADLEGAVFKNTVLSGSTFDDAKLDNAVFEDTIIGYIDLQKLCTNKTIGDEWRVELGCR is encoded by the exons atggGCAAAGTTTCAATTCCAGTCCCGCAAAACGGTTTCTCCATACGCAATTTCTCAACGTCCAAACGCTCATGTTTCACCCCTTCACCTTCAACGCTCAGAATTTCTTGCTCTG GAGTAGCTGAGTTAGATGGATCTCATGAGAATAAGGGAggtttgtttaatttcaatGGAATCAAGGGCGTGGCTTGTGGTATTCTTGCAGCTTGTACGGTTACTTCTGCTGCATTTCCCGTTACTGCTGCTACCCAG AGACTTCCCCCATTGTCAACTGAGCCCCATCGCTGTGAGCGTGCATTTATTGGCAACACAATTGGTCAGGCAAATGGTGTATATGATAAACCATTAGATCTCCGGCAATGTGATTTCACAGATGAAAAAACCAACCTGAAGGGGAAGTCCCTGTCTGCTGCACTCATGTCAGATGCCAAGTTTGATGGAGCTGATATGACAGAAGTTGTAATGTCAAAGGCTTATGCTGTTGGTGCCAGCTTCAAGG GGGTGGACTTCTCAAATGCAGTCTTGGACCGTGTGAACTTTGAGAAAGCTGATCTTGAAGGAGCTGTATTTAAGAACACGGTATTGTCGGGCTCCACCTTTGATGATGCTAAGCTGGACAATGCCGTTTTCGAGGACACTATCATTGGTTACATTGATCTCCAGAAACTATGCACAAATAAGACCATCGGTGATGAATGGAGAGTTGAACTAGGATGTCGATGA
- the LOC100802051 gene encoding acyl-CoA-binding domain-containing protein 1 gives MAEWQSLLQSIFVGLIFSYLLAKLISIVVSFKDDNLTVTRAAAAETTTTTRDDAVSSDARPFEEESMVAEHGSVRNDSDGDYDDDDWEGVESTELDEAFSAATAFVDAAAADRLSQKVSSDVQLQLYGLYKIATEGPCSTPQPSPLKMTARAKWQAWQKLGAMPPEDAMQKYIDIVTETYPTWLDGSSLRNKSGDSGGHGSEAKGPMGPVFSTFVYEEEYGSDSQMEAIHGFAREGDMANLLKCIENGVSMNLKDSEGRTPLHWAVDRGHLNVTELLVGKNADVNAKDNDGQTPLHYAVTCEREAIAEYLLKHNADIYSKDNDGSSPRDICESNWPCMQHVGGEVN, from the exons ATGGCCGAGTGGCAGTCCCTCCTCCAATCGATTTTCGTCGGCCTCATTTTCTCCTACCTTCTCGCCAAGCTCATTTCCATCGTCGTTTCCTTCAAAGACGACAATCTCACCGTCACGCGCGCCGCCGCCGCCGAAACCACCACAACCACGCGCGACGACGCCGTTTCCTCCGATGCGCGCCCTTTCGAGGAGGAGTCGATGGTGGCCGAGCACGGCAGCGTGAGGAACGATAGTGACGGCGACTACGACGACGACGACTGGGAAGGCGTGGAGAGCACCGAATTGGACGAGGCGTTCAGCGCCGCGACGGCGTTCGTGGACGCCGCTGCCGCCGATCGGCTCTCGCAGAAGGTGTCGAGCGACGTGCAGCTCCAGCTTTACGGGCTGTACAAGATTGCCACCGAAGGTCCTTGCAGCACGCCCCAGCCTTCGCCCCTCAAAATGACCGCACGTGCCAAATG GCAAGCGTGGCAGAAATTGGGTGCTATGCCTCCTGAAGATGCAATGCAGAAGTACATTGATATTGTGACTGAGACATATCCTACTTGGCTTGATGGTTCGTCTTTG AGGAATAAAAGTGGGGACAGTGGTGGCCATGGTTCAGAGGCTAAGGGACCTATGGGCCCAGTATTCAGTACTTTTGTTTATGAAGAGGAATATGGCAGTGACTC ACAAATGGAAGCCATTCATGGATTTGCCAGGGAAGGAGATATGGCTAATCTGCTCAAGTGTATTGAAAATGGTGTTTCCATGAATTTAAAGG ACAGTGAGGGCCGGACACCATTACACTGGGCTGTGGATCGTGGCCACCTTAATGTCACAGAGTTGCTTGTTGGCAAGAATGCTGATGTGAATGCCAAG GATAATGATGGACAAACTCCCTTGCATTATGCTGTTACATGTGAGAGAGAAGCCATAGCCGAGTATTTATTGAAGCATAATGCAGACATATATTCAAAAGATAATGATGGGAGTTCACCACGTGACATCTGTGAGTCAAACTGGCCCTGTATGCAGCATGTGGGGGGAGAAgtaaattga